In Candidatus Eisenbacteria bacterium, the following proteins share a genomic window:
- a CDS encoding redox-sensing transcriptional repressor Rex: MTQQIKAVAEDQLGLRPVNTAVLVGMGRLGAAIASYEGFGAHGMRIMAVLDDDPAKIGRFQGGHKVLPLEQLEDVINIFEIRLAVLTVPTEAAQTIATRLARAGVVAIWNFAPVRLELPEG, translated from the coding sequence GTGACCCAGCAGATCAAGGCGGTCGCGGAGGATCAGCTCGGGCTGCGGCCGGTCAACACCGCTGTTCTCGTCGGGATGGGCAGGCTCGGGGCGGCCATCGCCTCCTACGAGGGATTCGGCGCGCACGGGATGCGGATCATGGCCGTCCTTGACGACGATCCCGCGAAGATCGGGAGGTTCCAGGGGGGGCACAAGGTCCTGCCGCTGGAGCAGCTCGAGGATGTGATCAACATCTTCGAGATCCGCCTGGCGGTCCTCACGGTGCCGACCGAAGCGGCGCAAACGATCGCGACCCGCCTGGCCCGGGCCGGGGTGGTGGCGATCTGGAACTTCGCGCCGGTGCGGCTCGAACTTCCGGAGGG